From the genome of Lotus japonicus ecotype B-129 chromosome 6, LjGifu_v1.2, one region includes:
- the LOC130725919 gene encoding uncharacterized protein LOC130725919 isoform X1 has protein sequence MDKGASMEETADLRNGVELTRPVSDKHLDLLRPSARNYSVFRATDATDNDKGKYALIRDPEDFQAGLYDKPLPCFGCGVGWFSFLCGFLCPPLWYYATILYFGNYYRKDPRERAGLGASAIAALLCSVALLITGVILLFHSH, from the exons GTGCCAGCATGGAAGAGACTGCTGATTTGAGAAATGGCGTGGAATTGACAAGACCGGTCTCTGATAAACATCTTGACCTTCTGAGGCCATCTGCTCGAAATTATTCAGTTTTTAGAG CAACAGATGCTACAGACAATGATAAGGGAAAGTATGCCCTAATTAGAGATCCAGAGGACTTCCAAGCGGGACTTTATGACAAACCTCTCCCATGTTTTGGTTGCGGAGTTGGATGGTTCTC ATTTCTTTGTGGATTTTTATGTCCACCTCTGTGGTACTACGCAACAATCCTCTATTTTGGAAATTACTACCGCAAGGATCCTAGGGAACGAGCAGGGCTGGGAGCCTCTGCAATTGCT GCGTTACTATGCTCTGTAGCATTGCTGATCACAGGAGTTATTCTTCTGTTTCATTCCCATTGA
- the LOC130725919 gene encoding uncharacterized protein LOC130725919 isoform X4: protein MEETADLRNGVELTRPVSDKHLDLLRPSARNYSVFRDATDNDKGKYALIRDPEDFQAGLYDKPLPCFGCGVGWFSFLCGFLCPPLWYYATILYFGNYYRKDPRERAGLGASAIAALLCSVALLITGVILLFHSH, encoded by the exons ATGGAAGAGACTGCTGATTTGAGAAATGGCGTGGAATTGACAAGACCGGTCTCTGATAAACATCTTGACCTTCTGAGGCCATCTGCTCGAAATTATTCAGTTTTTAGAG ATGCTACAGACAATGATAAGGGAAAGTATGCCCTAATTAGAGATCCAGAGGACTTCCAAGCGGGACTTTATGACAAACCTCTCCCATGTTTTGGTTGCGGAGTTGGATGGTTCTC ATTTCTTTGTGGATTTTTATGTCCACCTCTGTGGTACTACGCAACAATCCTCTATTTTGGAAATTACTACCGCAAGGATCCTAGGGAACGAGCAGGGCTGGGAGCCTCTGCAATTGCT GCGTTACTATGCTCTGTAGCATTGCTGATCACAGGAGTTATTCTTCTGTTTCATTCCCATTGA
- the LOC130725919 gene encoding uncharacterized protein LOC130725919 isoform X3 translates to MEETADLRNGVELTRPVSDKHLDLLRPSARNYSVFRATDATDNDKGKYALIRDPEDFQAGLYDKPLPCFGCGVGWFSFLCGFLCPPLWYYATILYFGNYYRKDPRERAGLGASAIAALLCSVALLITGVILLFHSH, encoded by the exons ATGGAAGAGACTGCTGATTTGAGAAATGGCGTGGAATTGACAAGACCGGTCTCTGATAAACATCTTGACCTTCTGAGGCCATCTGCTCGAAATTATTCAGTTTTTAGAG CAACAGATGCTACAGACAATGATAAGGGAAAGTATGCCCTAATTAGAGATCCAGAGGACTTCCAAGCGGGACTTTATGACAAACCTCTCCCATGTTTTGGTTGCGGAGTTGGATGGTTCTC ATTTCTTTGTGGATTTTTATGTCCACCTCTGTGGTACTACGCAACAATCCTCTATTTTGGAAATTACTACCGCAAGGATCCTAGGGAACGAGCAGGGCTGGGAGCCTCTGCAATTGCT GCGTTACTATGCTCTGTAGCATTGCTGATCACAGGAGTTATTCTTCTGTTTCATTCCCATTGA
- the LOC130725919 gene encoding uncharacterized protein LOC130725919 isoform X2, translating into MDKGASMEETADLRNGVELTRPVSDKHLDLLRPSARNYSVFRDATDNDKGKYALIRDPEDFQAGLYDKPLPCFGCGVGWFSFLCGFLCPPLWYYATILYFGNYYRKDPRERAGLGASAIAALLCSVALLITGVILLFHSH; encoded by the exons GTGCCAGCATGGAAGAGACTGCTGATTTGAGAAATGGCGTGGAATTGACAAGACCGGTCTCTGATAAACATCTTGACCTTCTGAGGCCATCTGCTCGAAATTATTCAGTTTTTAGAG ATGCTACAGACAATGATAAGGGAAAGTATGCCCTAATTAGAGATCCAGAGGACTTCCAAGCGGGACTTTATGACAAACCTCTCCCATGTTTTGGTTGCGGAGTTGGATGGTTCTC ATTTCTTTGTGGATTTTTATGTCCACCTCTGTGGTACTACGCAACAATCCTCTATTTTGGAAATTACTACCGCAAGGATCCTAGGGAACGAGCAGGGCTGGGAGCCTCTGCAATTGCT GCGTTACTATGCTCTGTAGCATTGCTGATCACAGGAGTTATTCTTCTGTTTCATTCCCATTGA